A portion of the Citrobacter rodentium NBRC 105723 = DSM 16636 genome contains these proteins:
- a CDS encoding DUF421 domain-containing protein, whose translation MKAFDLHRMALDKVPLEFLGEVALRSLYTFVLVYLFLKLTGRRGVRQMSLFEVLIILTLGSAAGDVAFYDDVPMLPVLVVFITLALLYRLVMWLMARSEKLEDLLEGKPVVIIEDGELAWEKLNRSNMTEFEFFMELRLNGVEQLGQVRLAILESNGQISVYFFEEENVKPGLSILPKYCTQRYKIAPDVGDYACVRCSEVVTLQAGESQPCPRCKNPEWSKASEAKRVL comes from the coding sequence ATGAAAGCTTTTGATTTACATCGTATGGCGCTGGATAAAGTGCCGCTGGAGTTTCTTGGCGAGGTTGCGCTACGTAGTTTGTACACCTTTGTGCTGGTCTATCTCTTTCTCAAACTGACCGGGCGACGCGGCGTGCGCCAGATGTCGCTGTTTGAAGTGCTGATCATCCTGACGCTCGGTTCGGCAGCCGGGGACGTGGCGTTTTATGACGATGTGCCGATGCTGCCGGTGCTGGTGGTCTTTATCACCCTTGCGCTGCTTTACCGGCTGGTGATGTGGCTGATGGCGCGCAGCGAGAAGCTGGAAGATCTGCTGGAAGGCAAGCCGGTGGTCATCATTGAAGATGGCGAACTGGCGTGGGAAAAACTGAACCGCTCGAACATGACGGAGTTCGAGTTCTTTATGGAGCTGCGGCTCAATGGCGTTGAGCAACTGGGGCAGGTACGGCTGGCGATCCTTGAATCCAACGGGCAGATCAGCGTCTATTTCTTTGAAGAAGAAAACGTCAAGCCGGGTCTGAGCATCCTGCCTAAATACTGTACGCAACGTTATAAAATCGCTCCTGATGTGGGCGACTATGCCTGCGTGCGCTGTAGCGAAGTGGTGACGTTGCAAGCCGGGGAGAGTCAACCTTGTCCGCGCTGCAAAAATCCGGAATGGTCGAAGGCCAGCGAGGCGAAACGGGTGCTCTGA